Proteins encoded within one genomic window of Ottowia sp. SB7-C50:
- a CDS encoding YlcI/YnfO family protein: MRTATLPAVRVTPETRVLIESALREGETLSTFIEQAAAQHARWRKEDEAFYARGLAAAQRLDAGGPSITADHSLARLRVRAAQAFGKPLK, encoded by the coding sequence ATGCGCACCGCCACATTGCCCGCTGTCCGCGTCACCCCCGAAACACGTGTGCTGATCGAATCAGCACTGCGCGAGGGCGAAACGCTGTCCACCTTCATTGAGCAGGCGGCAGCGCAGCATGCGCGTTGGCGCAAGGAGGACGAGGCCTTTTACGCGCGCGGCCTGGCGGCGGCCCAACGGCTGGACGCAGGTGGTCCATCGATCACGGCGGATCATTCGCTAGCGCGGTTGCGCGTCAGGGCGGCACAGGCCTTCGGCAAGCCGCTGAAATAG
- a CDS encoding tripartite tricarboxylate transporter TctB family protein: MRIKSQKDFFAGLLYMLIGIAFAWGATNYNIGDGARMGPGYFPLLLGIVLAVIGGIVLFQSLVVETPDGDKIGKWAWKPLLFIIASNFLFGILLGGWPALGIPAMGLIIAIFVLTFVAALAGTEFKFVEVLILAILLAALSWFAFVWGLKLQFQVWPTFING; encoded by the coding sequence GTGCGCATCAAGAGTCAGAAAGACTTCTTCGCCGGGCTGCTGTACATGCTGATCGGTATCGCGTTCGCCTGGGGCGCGACCAACTACAACATCGGTGACGGCGCCCGCATGGGCCCAGGCTACTTCCCGCTGCTGCTGGGCATCGTGCTGGCCGTCATCGGCGGCATCGTGCTGTTCCAGTCGCTGGTGGTGGAGACACCGGACGGCGACAAGATCGGCAAATGGGCCTGGAAGCCGCTGCTGTTCATCATCGCGTCCAACTTCCTGTTCGGCATCCTGCTGGGCGGCTGGCCCGCGCTGGGCATTCCGGCGATGGGGCTGATCATCGCCATCTTCGTGCTGACTTTCGTGGCGGCGCTGGCCGGCACCGAGTTCAAGTTCGTCGAGGTGCTGATCCTCGCCATCCTGCTGGCGGCATTGAGCTGGTTCGCCTTCGTCTGGGGCCTGAAACTGCAGTTCCAGGTCTGGCCCACCTTCATCAACGGCTGA
- a CDS encoding gamma-glutamyltransferase family protein yields the protein MSFSYANPYTSTRLPVFARNVVATSHPLAAQAGLRMLQQGGNAVDAAVATAAAMTIVEPVSNGLGSDAFCILWDGQQLHGLNASGRAPRAWTLDYLRGKFGADAVHFAKRGFDTVTVPGAVAGWAAMSRRFGKLPFADLMQPAIEIAERGYLVPVVVQQKWAAATPELQGLPGFADNFLPWGRAPKVGELFQFKAAARGLRAIADSGGEAFYRGEIAAALCAMSQAHGGAHQLADFADYQPEWVTPIGQDYRGHMLHEIPPNGQGIAALIALGILEHFDVAGLPVDGVDSQHLQIEAMKLAFADVYRYVAEPSSMAVTPAQMLDGAYLKRRARLIDMQRAQDFGAGNPAKGGTIYLTTADEDGMMVSFIQSNYMGFGSGCVEPTYGISLQNRGYGFSLDTASPNVVAPGKRPFHTIIPAFLTKGGQPQMSYGVMGANMQPQGHMQTLVRMLDYHQNPQTACDAPRWRYNQGLSINVEASLDPATVQGLVARGHQIDVINDSYQDFGAGQFIWRAGDPKTEGYIAASDARRDGLVAGF from the coding sequence ATGTCCTTCAGCTACGCCAACCCCTACACCAGCACGCGCCTGCCGGTCTTCGCGCGCAACGTGGTCGCCACCTCGCACCCGCTGGCCGCGCAGGCCGGCCTGCGCATGCTGCAGCAGGGTGGCAACGCGGTCGACGCCGCCGTGGCCACCGCCGCCGCCATGACCATCGTCGAGCCGGTCAGCAACGGCCTGGGCAGCGACGCCTTCTGCATCCTGTGGGACGGCCAGCAACTGCACGGCCTCAATGCCTCGGGCCGCGCGCCGCGCGCCTGGACGCTGGACTATCTGCGCGGCAAATTCGGCGCCGATGCCGTCCATTTCGCCAAACGCGGCTTCGACACCGTCACCGTGCCCGGCGCGGTGGCAGGCTGGGCGGCGATGTCCAGGCGCTTCGGCAAGCTGCCCTTCGCCGATCTGATGCAGCCCGCCATCGAGATCGCCGAGCGTGGCTACCTGGTGCCAGTGGTGGTGCAGCAGAAGTGGGCCGCCGCCACGCCCGAGCTGCAGGGGCTGCCGGGCTTTGCCGACAACTTTCTGCCCTGGGGCCGCGCGCCCAAGGTGGGCGAGCTGTTCCAGTTCAAGGCCGCCGCGCGCGGCCTGCGCGCCATTGCCGACAGCGGGGGCGAAGCCTTTTACCGGGGCGAGATCGCCGCCGCACTGTGCGCCATGTCGCAGGCCCACGGCGGCGCGCACCAGCTGGCAGATTTCGCCGACTACCAGCCCGAATGGGTCACGCCCATCGGCCAGGACTACCGTGGCCACATGCTGCACGAGATCCCCCCCAACGGCCAGGGCATTGCGGCGCTGATCGCGCTGGGCATCCTGGAGCACTTCGACGTTGCCGGCCTGCCGGTGGACGGCGTCGATTCGCAGCACCTGCAGATCGAGGCCATGAAGCTGGCCTTTGCCGACGTCTACCGCTACGTGGCCGAGCCGTCGTCGATGGCGGTGACCCCCGCGCAAATGCTCGATGGCGCCTACCTCAAGCGCCGTGCCAGACTCATCGACATGCAGCGCGCGCAGGACTTCGGTGCCGGCAACCCGGCCAAGGGCGGCACCATCTACCTCACCACGGCCGATGAAGACGGCATGATGGTCAGCTTCATCCAGAGCAACTACATGGGCTTTGGCTCAGGCTGCGTCGAGCCGACCTACGGCATCAGCCTGCAGAACCGGGGCTACGGCTTCAGCCTGGATACCGCCAGCCCCAACGTGGTGGCGCCCGGCAAGCGGCCGTTTCACACCATCATCCCCGCGTTTCTCACCAAAGGCGGCCAGCCGCAGATGAGCTATGGCGTGATGGGCGCCAACATGCAGCCGCAGGGCCACATGCAGACGCTGGTGCGCATGCTCGACTACCACCAGAACCCCCAGACCGCGTGCGACGCGCCGCGCTGGCGCTACAACCAGGGCCTGTCGATCAACGTCGAAGCCAGCCTGGACCCTGCCACCGTGCAAGGCCTGGTGGCACGCGGCCACCAGATCGACGTCATCAACGACAGCTACCAGGACTTCGGCGCCGGCCAGTTCATCTGGCGCGCGGGCGACCCCAAGACCGAGGGCTACATCGCCGCCAGCGACGCGCGGCGCGACGGGCTGGTGGCGGGGTTCTGA
- a CDS encoding tripartite tricarboxylate transporter substrate binding protein, producing the protein MKRRTLLSLAPLAFGSAGAWAQAYPAKPIRLLVPFPAGGATDLFARAVSQRLGEKLGQPLVVENRPGAGGALGSDLAAKAPADGYTLLLTTSSTHSIGPSVSTRLPYDPVRDFTPIVHLGDAPSIMLVPNSSPARTVAEWIALAKAKPGQLNYASSGIGTIVQLTAELFKSQAGVFVVHIPYKGTALAIPDLASGKLDVLFDSLPTGLPHVRDGRLRALGVTSAKRTPLAPELPAIAEVLPGFESNTWFGLYGPRGLPPDVVARVNQAANEVLAEPDLKARLAKLGIDTAGGTPAQFARMVAQDAAKWKRIVVERKITTE; encoded by the coding sequence ATGAAACGACGCACGCTGCTGTCACTGGCGCCGCTGGCATTCGGCTCGGCCGGCGCCTGGGCGCAGGCCTACCCTGCCAAGCCGATTCGCCTGCTGGTGCCGTTTCCGGCCGGCGGGGCGACCGACCTGTTCGCGCGGGCCGTGTCGCAGCGCCTGGGCGAAAAGCTGGGCCAGCCGCTGGTGGTCGAGAACCGCCCCGGCGCCGGCGGCGCGCTGGGCTCCGACCTGGCGGCCAAGGCCCCCGCCGACGGCTACACGCTGCTGCTGACCACGTCCAGCACGCATTCCATCGGCCCCAGCGTCAGCACGCGCCTGCCTTATGACCCGGTGCGCGACTTCACCCCCATCGTGCACCTGGGCGACGCGCCCAGCATCATGCTGGTGCCCAACAGTTCGCCCGCGCGCACGGTGGCCGAATGGATCGCGCTGGCCAAGGCCAAGCCGGGTCAGCTCAACTACGCGTCCAGCGGCATCGGCACCATCGTCCAGCTGACGGCCGAACTGTTCAAGTCGCAGGCGGGGGTGTTCGTGGTGCACATCCCGTACAAGGGCACGGCGCTGGCGATTCCCGACCTGGCCAGCGGCAAGCTGGACGTGCTGTTCGACTCGCTGCCCACCGGCCTGCCGCACGTGCGCGACGGGCGCCTGCGCGCGCTGGGCGTCACGTCGGCCAAGCGCACGCCGCTGGCGCCCGAGTTGCCCGCCATCGCCGAGGTGCTGCCCGGCTTCGAATCGAACACCTGGTTCGGCCTGTATGGCCCGCGGGGCCTGCCGCCCGACGTGGTGGCGCGCGTCAACCAGGCCGCCAACGAAGTGCTGGCCGAGCCCGACCTGAAGGCGCGGCTGGCCAAGCTGGGCATCGACACTGCCGGCGGCACGCCCGCGCAGTTTGCGCGCATGGTCGCGCAGGACGCTGCCAAGTGGAAGCGCATCGTGGTCGAACGCAAGATCACCACCGAATAA
- a CDS encoding tripartite tricarboxylate transporter permease: MDLITNLTMGFGVAFTMQNLLYAFIGCFLGTLIGVLPGVGPVATIAMLLPATYALPPVAALIMLAGIYYGAQYGGSTTAILVNLPGESSSVVTVIDGYQMARKGRAGPALAAAGIGSFLAGCFGTLVLAAFAVPLTEVAFAFGPAEYFSLMILGLIGAVVLASGSLVKAIGMIVLGLLLGLVGTDVNSGVARYSFDVPELTDGIGFIVIAMGVFGYGEIIANLSHPPEQREVFTGKVEHIYPTKEDWKLMLPAILRGTMLGSALGILPGGGAMLSAFAAYTIEKKTKLKPGEVPFGKGNIRGVASPESANNAGSQTSFIPLLTLGIPPNAVMALMVGAMTIHNIQPGPQVMTSNPELFWGLIASMWIGNLMLIILNLPLIGLWIKLLTVPYRWLFPAIVLFCAIGVYSTNNNTWDVWMVGWFGIIGYIFIKLGMEPAPLLLGFILGPMMEENLRRALLLSRGDWSVLVTRPLSATLLALAAALLIIVLLPAVKKSREDAFVED, encoded by the coding sequence ATGGATCTGATCACCAACCTGACAATGGGGTTCGGCGTCGCCTTCACGATGCAGAACCTGCTCTACGCCTTCATCGGCTGCTTTCTGGGCACGCTGATTGGCGTGCTGCCGGGCGTCGGCCCGGTGGCCACCATCGCCATGCTGCTGCCCGCCACCTACGCGCTGCCCCCCGTGGCCGCGCTGATCATGCTGGCCGGTATCTACTACGGCGCGCAGTACGGCGGCTCCACCACGGCCATTCTGGTCAACCTGCCGGGCGAATCGTCGTCGGTGGTGACGGTGATCGACGGCTACCAGATGGCGCGCAAGGGCCGGGCGGGGCCGGCGCTGGCGGCGGCGGGCATCGGCTCGTTCCTGGCAGGCTGCTTCGGCACGCTGGTTCTGGCGGCGTTCGCGGTGCCGCTGACCGAGGTGGCCTTCGCCTTCGGTCCGGCCGAATATTTCTCGCTGATGATCCTGGGCCTGATCGGCGCGGTGGTGCTGGCGTCGGGTTCGCTGGTCAAGGCCATCGGCATGATCGTGCTGGGCCTGCTGCTGGGCCTGGTGGGCACCGACGTCAACTCGGGCGTGGCGCGCTACAGCTTCGACGTTCCCGAACTGACCGACGGCATCGGCTTCATCGTCATCGCCATGGGCGTGTTCGGCTACGGCGAGATCATCGCCAACCTGTCGCATCCGCCCGAGCAGCGCGAAGTGTTCACCGGCAAGGTCGAGCACATCTACCCGACCAAGGAAGACTGGAAGCTGATGCTGCCGGCCATCCTGCGCGGCACCATGCTGGGTTCGGCGCTGGGCATCCTGCCGGGCGGTGGCGCCATGCTGTCGGCCTTCGCGGCCTACACCATCGAGAAGAAGACCAAGCTGAAGCCGGGCGAAGTGCCCTTCGGCAAGGGCAACATCCGCGGCGTGGCATCGCCCGAATCGGCCAACAACGCCGGCTCGCAGACCTCGTTCATCCCGCTGCTGACGCTGGGCATTCCGCCCAACGCCGTGATGGCGCTGATGGTGGGTGCCATGACCATCCACAACATCCAGCCCGGCCCGCAGGTGATGACCAGCAACCCCGAGCTGTTCTGGGGCCTGATCGCCTCGATGTGGATTGGCAACCTGATGCTGATCATCCTGAACCTGCCGCTGATCGGCCTGTGGATCAAGCTGCTGACGGTGCCGTATCGCTGGCTGTTCCCGGCCATCGTGCTGTTCTGCGCCATCGGTGTGTACTCCACCAACAACAACACCTGGGACGTGTGGATGGTGGGCTGGTTCGGCATCATCGGCTACATCTTCATCAAGCTGGGCATGGAGCCGGCGCCGCTGTTGCTGGGCTTCATCCTGGGGCCGATGATGGAGGAGAACCTGCGGCGCGCGCTGCTGCTGTCGCGCGGCGACTGGAGCGTGCTGGTCACGCGGCCGCTGTCGGCCACGCTGCTGGCCCTGGCGGCGGCGCTGCTGATCATCGTGCTGCTGCCCGCTGTCAAGAAGAGCCGCGAGGACGCCTTCGTCGAGGACTGA
- a CDS encoding DMT family transporter has protein sequence MALAPAVKAPEAINKRAIGLVLAAAGAICFSGKAIIVKLAYRYGVDAVTLIMYRMLFALPFFVVMAWWAGRGKPPLSRRDWAGVLGLGFIGYYLSSMLDFAGLQYITASLERLILYLGPTLVLLLGWALRGRRITRGHLLATAVSYAGALTVFGLELRIAPTGATAWGALLVFISTFTYALYLFYSGEFVQRLGSLRLVGLATAVACVCCIVQFLLVKPMAAAQVAPEVIWLSVLNATLCTAAPVLMVMMAVERLGPSLASQVGMIGPLSTIAMGIVILGEPFTPWLAAGTALVVAGIFMFSRAGR, from the coding sequence GTGGCTCTAGCGCCCGCCGTCAAAGCGCCTGAAGCTATCAATAAAAGAGCAATCGGCCTGGTGCTGGCGGCCGCGGGCGCCATCTGCTTCAGCGGCAAGGCAATCATCGTCAAGCTGGCCTACCGCTACGGCGTGGACGCGGTCACGCTCATCATGTACCGCATGCTGTTTGCGTTGCCGTTCTTCGTCGTCATGGCGTGGTGGGCCGGGCGCGGCAAGCCGCCGCTCAGCCGGCGCGACTGGGCCGGCGTGCTGGGCCTGGGCTTCATCGGCTACTACCTGTCCAGCATGCTCGACTTTGCGGGGCTGCAGTACATCACGGCCAGCCTGGAGCGGCTGATCCTCTACCTCGGCCCCACGCTGGTGCTGCTGCTCGGCTGGGCGCTGCGCGGCCGGCGCATCACGCGCGGGCACCTGCTGGCGACCGCGGTCAGCTACGCCGGCGCGCTGACGGTGTTTGGGCTGGAACTGCGCATCGCGCCCACCGGCGCCACGGCGTGGGGCGCGCTGCTGGTGTTCATCTCCACCTTCACCTACGCGCTTTATCTTTTTTATAGTGGCGAATTTGTGCAGCGCCTGGGCTCGCTGCGCCTGGTGGGCCTGGCGACGGCGGTCGCCTGCGTGTGCTGCATCGTGCAGTTTCTCCTCGTCAAGCCGATGGCCGCCGCGCAGGTGGCGCCCGAGGTGATCTGGCTGTCGGTGCTCAACGCCACGCTGTGCACCGCCGCGCCCGTGCTGATGGTGATGATGGCCGTCGAGCGCCTGGGCCCCAGCCTGGCGTCGCAGGTCGGCATGATCGGCCCGCTGTCGACCATCGCCATGGGCATCGTCATCCTGGGTGAGCCCTTCACGCCCTGGCTGGCGGCGGGCACGGCGCTGGTGGTGGCGGGTATCTTCATGTTCAGCCGGGCGGGGCGTTAG
- a CDS encoding DUF1566 domain-containing protein, protein MTHTPTRVLCAASSILMALAALFVHSTAYPQTAPLNDTGQSRCFDGTSLVACTATNTGDTAAYPRQDGRFGRDAQATFGALSKVGGGAAGFDFTRICWNGAAEGTAGCTGTLVANGTGTASATPTTDWACTRDNVTGLVWSLQTQTATWTAAAAAAYPNAGHNSATRCGYSSGWRLPTRRELLSIVNYGVWNPAIDSDYFPLTNSAFYLTGDFFFQPETGRVWAMDFKDGSGFITSLDYSSSIRLIRAIGN, encoded by the coding sequence ATGACCCACACCCCAACCCGTGTCCTGTGCGCCGCGTCCAGCATCCTCATGGCGCTGGCCGCCCTGTTCGTGCACAGCACGGCCTACCCTCAAACCGCGCCGCTCAACGACACCGGCCAGTCGCGGTGCTTTGACGGCACCAGTTTGGTCGCCTGCACCGCCACCAACACCGGCGATACCGCGGCCTACCCCCGCCAGGACGGCCGCTTTGGCCGCGACGCACAGGCTACGTTCGGCGCGCTCAGCAAGGTGGGCGGCGGCGCGGCGGGATTTGACTTCACCCGCATTTGCTGGAATGGCGCTGCCGAAGGCACGGCCGGCTGCACCGGCACCCTGGTGGCCAATGGTACCGGAACCGCCAGCGCCACCCCCACCACCGACTGGGCCTGCACGCGCGACAACGTTACTGGCCTCGTCTGGTCGCTGCAAACTCAAACCGCCACTTGGACGGCTGCTGCCGCCGCCGCCTACCCGAACGCCGGCCACAACAGCGCCACGCGATGCGGCTACAGCAGCGGCTGGCGCCTGCCCACGCGACGAGAACTGTTGTCCATCGTGAATTACGGCGTTTGGAATCCTGCAATTGATAGTGATTATTTTCCTTTGACGAACAGCGCTTTTTATCTAACTGGGGATTTTTTCTTTCAACCTGAAACTGGAAGAGTTTGGGCTATGGACTTCAAAGACGGGAGTGGGTTCATAACCAGCCTTGACTATAGCTCCAGTATTCGTCTTATCAGAGCTATCGGGAACTAA
- a CDS encoding type II toxin-antitoxin system RelE/ParE family toxin, whose product MNSYRVSLAPEAQDDLERLFDFALDAGDEAFAHRVIDTLETAFQLLRTLPYSCRKAANGALGPLWRELVIPVGSTGYVALFRIVPPEHVQILALRHQRESDYR is encoded by the coding sequence GTGAACAGTTATCGCGTGAGCCTTGCTCCCGAGGCGCAAGACGACTTGGAGCGCCTGTTTGACTTTGCGCTGGACGCGGGCGATGAGGCGTTTGCGCACCGTGTGATTGACACGTTGGAAACCGCTTTCCAACTGCTGCGCACCCTGCCCTACAGTTGCCGCAAGGCGGCTAATGGTGCGTTGGGTCCGTTGTGGCGCGAATTGGTGATTCCGGTCGGCAGCACCGGCTACGTAGCCCTGTTCCGCATCGTACCGCCGGAACACGTCCAGATACTCGCTTTGCGGCACCAGCGCGAAAGCGACTATCGCTAG
- a CDS encoding DUF3422 family protein, whose amino-acid sequence MTPLPSRADLHGEVHARPPEALQAPLAIVHYVMWADGAARQGSRVHLGELLASAGIEPPSDDVNFFRARLPGFDLRWELHTEFVSWTFLREMSADEILALGQGEPQAADLTVPPAWRRALPGHALTQVDVWAVPRHAIDGAAAVGRLFDAGSVTGSTVVSGSSDLHTDMRLQADGSIRVLVLVGETAPGKVSPRRLGRLVQRLLDIETYRMAALMGLPAARETVAWLASAESDLAQLAEQVRDAAAADEPLLLDRLTRLAAGLESRYAATHTRFSASAAYFSLVEQRLADIAETRIEGMQSLHDFMQRRLLPAMHTCASADRRQAALSQRIERVSGLLRTRVEVGQQQSSRELLGAMNRRQGLQLQLQSTVEGLSVAAITYYVVGLIGYLVKGAQKLGWPLGTEITTAISVPLVALGVWWMIKKVHHRIIGEHDT is encoded by the coding sequence CTGACCCCACTTCCTTCCCGCGCCGACCTGCACGGTGAAGTGCATGCGCGGCCGCCCGAGGCGCTACAGGCGCCGCTGGCCATCGTCCACTACGTGATGTGGGCCGACGGCGCGGCGCGCCAGGGCAGCCGCGTGCACCTGGGCGAGCTGCTGGCCAGCGCCGGCATCGAGCCGCCGTCCGACGACGTCAACTTCTTCCGCGCCCGGCTGCCGGGGTTCGACCTGCGGTGGGAACTGCACACCGAATTCGTGTCGTGGACCTTCCTGCGCGAGATGAGCGCCGACGAGATCCTGGCGCTCGGCCAGGGCGAGCCGCAGGCCGCTGACCTCACGGTGCCCCCAGCCTGGCGGCGCGCACTGCCGGGGCACGCGCTGACGCAGGTGGACGTGTGGGCGGTGCCGCGCCACGCCATCGACGGCGCCGCCGCCGTGGGCCGGCTGTTCGATGCGGGCAGCGTCACGGGGTCCACCGTCGTCAGCGGCAGCTCCGACCTGCACACCGACATGCGCCTGCAGGCCGACGGCAGCATCCGCGTGCTGGTGCTGGTGGGCGAGACGGCGCCGGGCAAGGTGTCGCCGCGCCGCCTGGGCCGGCTGGTGCAGCGCCTGCTCGACATCGAAACCTACCGCATGGCCGCACTGATGGGGCTGCCCGCTGCGCGCGAGACCGTGGCCTGGCTCGCCAGCGCCGAGTCGGACCTGGCCCAGCTGGCCGAGCAGGTGCGCGACGCCGCGGCGGCCGACGAGCCGCTGCTGCTCGACCGCCTGACGCGCCTGGCTGCGGGACTGGAAAGCCGCTATGCCGCCACGCACACGCGTTTTTCGGCCAGCGCGGCGTATTTCAGCCTGGTCGAACAGCGGCTGGCCGACATCGCCGAGACGCGCATCGAAGGCATGCAGTCGCTGCACGACTTCATGCAGCGGCGGCTGCTGCCCGCCATGCACACCTGCGCATCGGCCGACCGGCGCCAGGCCGCGCTGTCGCAACGCATCGAACGGGTCAGCGGGCTGCTGCGCACGCGCGTCGAAGTCGGCCAGCAGCAAAGCAGCCGCGAACTGCTGGGCGCCATGAACCGCCGGCAGGGCCTGCAACTGCAGCTGCAGTCGACGGTGGAAGGCCTGTCGGTCGCGGCGATTACCTACTATGTGGTCGGCCTGATCGGCTACCTGGTCAAGGGCGCGCAGAAGCTCGGCTGGCCGCTGGGCACCGAAATCACCACCGCCATCTCGGTGCCCCTGGTGGCGCTGGGGGTCTGGTGGATGATCAAGAAAGTTCACCACCGCATCATTGGAGAGCACGACACATGA
- a CDS encoding IPTL-CTERM sorting domain-containing protein: MCNSPVTHGQTTTCTAAANAGYTLSQISGCGGAVGSASPYTTGAVTGACTVTATFTKNTYAITGTASPAVGGSVSCAPASVTYGGGSTCTASASPGYTFSFFGGDCSGTMCNLTNIQANKAVTGTFTQNTYTVTGTASPAAGGTVTCLPSSMTYNGTSSCTATASPGYTFSAFSGDCIGATCNLTNIQANKTVTGTFTQNTYAVTGAADPAAGGSVSCTSPVTHGQTTSCTATANPGYALSQISGCGGTASGISPYTTGVVTAACTVTATFTQNTYSITGTASPPEGGTVRCSPTSVNYNGSSNCTATASTGYTFSAFSGDCSGAACNLSNIQTNKALTATFTQNTYAVTGTASPAAGGTVTCAPSPVTHGQTATCTVSTNAGFTLSDVAGCGGMAGASASYTTGPVTAACTVTASYTAITTFSGTTVPPAGGKAGLASASFTGGGSTCRFDVANTAFIAAPAPPPPGQTLAQGMFKFKLIGCDTTPVAMSVTWPKPVSGYTKYGKASSGAAASSYFAPTALAVSGHTATFTVADGQLGDDDWAANGSIIDPNGPVESTAGASSVTPVPTLGEWALLALSSLLGMLGMRRMQAARTSG, translated from the coding sequence ATGTGCAATAGCCCAGTCACGCACGGGCAGACCACCACCTGCACCGCGGCTGCCAACGCGGGTTACACGCTGAGCCAGATATCCGGCTGTGGCGGCGCGGTGGGCAGTGCTTCGCCCTACACCACGGGTGCCGTGACCGGTGCCTGCACCGTGACGGCCACGTTCACCAAGAACACCTACGCCATCACCGGCACCGCCAGCCCGGCTGTGGGCGGCAGCGTGTCGTGCGCGCCCGCGTCGGTTACCTACGGCGGCGGCAGCACTTGCACCGCCAGCGCCAGCCCCGGCTACACCTTCAGCTTCTTCGGCGGCGATTGCAGCGGCACCATGTGCAACCTGACGAACATTCAGGCCAACAAGGCGGTGACCGGCACCTTCACGCAGAACACTTACACCGTCACCGGCACGGCCAGCCCGGCTGCGGGTGGCACGGTCACGTGTTTGCCCTCATCCATGACCTACAACGGCACCAGTAGTTGCACGGCGACAGCCAGCCCAGGCTATACCTTCAGCGCTTTCAGCGGCGATTGCATCGGAGCCACATGCAATTTGACGAATATTCAAGCCAACAAGACGGTTACGGGGACATTCACGCAGAACACGTATGCCGTCACCGGCGCGGCTGACCCGGCTGCCGGCGGCAGCGTGTCGTGTACCAGTCCGGTGACGCACGGCCAGACGACGTCTTGCACGGCAACGGCCAATCCCGGCTATGCGCTCAGCCAAATCTCCGGCTGCGGTGGTACGGCCAGCGGCATTTCGCCGTACACCACGGGCGTTGTGACCGCCGCCTGCACCGTCACGGCCACGTTTACGCAGAATACATATTCGATCACCGGCACGGCCAGCCCGCCCGAGGGCGGCACCGTCCGGTGCTCGCCCACTTCTGTCAACTACAACGGCAGCAGCAACTGCACGGCCACCGCCAGCACCGGCTACACCTTCAGCGCCTTCAGCGGCGACTGCAGCGGGGCCGCGTGCAACCTGAGCAACATTCAAACCAACAAGGCGTTGACCGCCACCTTCACCCAAAACACCTACGCCGTGACCGGTACCGCCAGCCCGGCGGCCGGCGGCACGGTGACCTGCGCGCCCAGCCCGGTGACCCATGGCCAGACAGCGACATGCACCGTCAGCACCAACGCCGGCTTCACGTTATCGGATGTCGCTGGCTGCGGCGGCATGGCAGGCGCCAGTGCGTCTTACACCACCGGCCCGGTGACGGCTGCCTGCACCGTGACTGCCAGTTACACCGCTATCACCACCTTCAGTGGCACCACTGTGCCTCCTGCCGGCGGCAAAGCTGGGCTGGCCAGCGCCAGCTTCACCGGTGGTGGCAGCACCTGCCGGTTTGATGTGGCCAACACCGCCTTCATTGCCGCCCCGGCGCCACCACCGCCGGGCCAGACGCTGGCGCAGGGCATGTTCAAGTTCAAGCTGATCGGCTGCGACACCACGCCGGTGGCCATGAGCGTGACCTGGCCCAAGCCCGTGAGCGGCTACACCAAGTACGGCAAGGCGAGCAGCGGCGCTGCCGCCAGCAGCTACTTTGCCCCCACCGCGCTTGCCGTAAGCGGCCATACCGCCACCTTTACCGTGGCCGACGGGCAACTGGGCGATGACGACTGGGCGGCGAATGGCTCGATCATTGACCCGAATGGCCCAGTGGAGTCCACGGCCGGTGCCAGTTCAGTGACGCCGGTGCCCACGCTGGGCGAGTGGGCGCTGCTCGCCTTGTCAAGTCTGCTGGGGATGCTAGGCATGCGGCGCATGCAGGCCGCTCGCACAAGCGGCTAG